A stretch of [Clostridium] innocuum DNA encodes these proteins:
- a CDS encoding DUF3284 domain-containing protein, with protein sequence MIKVEEKLYVNAEVFFEKIAESVAYDVTASTGKNVRPKQIHKGYSYTKDMKNKMKREGKVKVTITDFEAPRIYKAKFESSQGINTISYEVEQLDEDHIGVTYMEDFTGASGAKSVNFKIMSFFYNRGAKKKAVKLLRNMESYIQNEEKEKSEATES encoded by the coding sequence ATGATCAAAGTAGAAGAAAAATTGTATGTGAATGCGGAGGTATTCTTTGAGAAAATCGCTGAGTCTGTCGCATATGATGTCACAGCATCAACGGGCAAGAATGTTCGTCCAAAGCAGATTCACAAGGGGTATTCCTACACGAAGGATATGAAAAACAAAATGAAGCGTGAAGGAAAAGTCAAAGTGACGATTACGGATTTTGAAGCTCCGAGAATTTACAAGGCGAAATTTGAAAGCAGTCAGGGTATCAACACGATTTCCTATGAAGTTGAACAGCTGGATGAAGATCATATCGGTGTAACGTATATGGAAGACTTTACCGGAGCCAGCGGAGCAAAGAGCGTGAATTTTAAAATCATGTCCTTTTTCTACAACCGCGGTGCGAAAAAGAAGGCAGTGAAGCTGCTGCGTAACATGGAAAGCTACATTCAGAACGAAGAGAAAGAGAAGTCAGAAGCAACCGAATCGTAA
- a CDS encoding PTS lactose/cellobiose transporter subunit IIA, which yields MEGLELICFEIISSVGMARSLYIEAIQEAKVGNFEQAQELIKQGDESFTEGHHSHAKLIQQEAGGEATQMTLLLTHAEDQLMSAEAFKILSQEFMDLYKEIKK from the coding sequence ATGGAAGGTTTAGAACTGATCTGTTTTGAAATTATCTCAAGCGTGGGAATGGCGCGTTCATTATATATTGAAGCTATTCAGGAAGCAAAAGTCGGTAATTTTGAACAGGCACAGGAGCTTATTAAACAAGGAGATGAATCCTTTACGGAAGGGCATCATTCACATGCAAAGCTGATTCAGCAGGAAGCAGGGGGAGAAGCGACACAGATGACGCTGCTGCTGACACACGCTGAAGATCAGCTGATGAGTGCGGAAGCATTCAAAATCCTGTCTCAGGAATTTATGGATTTATATAAGGAAATCAAAAAGTAA
- a CDS encoding DUF871 domain-containing protein: MARLGISLYPEHSTLEKDKAYVTLAAKYGFKRIFTCLLSVEKEREEILAEFRELIDHAHSYGMEVILDVAPFVFEKLHVSYDDLSFFAEMHADGIRLDEGFDSLKEALMTYNPQNLKIEINASLGTKYLDNIMSHYPKLDNIITCHNFYPQRYSGISYEHFEKCSQDIKNLNIKVAAFVSSQEEGTYGPWPVNEGLCTLEIHRDLPIDVQARHLFATRVVDDVIIANAYASEEELSTLSKIDPGKLTFKIDFEADLHPTEEKILYEHPHFVRGDMSEYMARSTMPRVTYAKESVPPKNTRDLKRGDVVIVNDEYSRYKGELHIVLKDMPNDGRKNVIGHIPEDETMLLDYIKPWKSFGFMR; the protein is encoded by the coding sequence ATGGCTAGATTAGGAATTTCTCTTTATCCGGAGCATTCAACTCTGGAGAAAGATAAAGCATATGTAACACTTGCTGCAAAATACGGATTCAAAAGAATCTTCACCTGTCTGCTAAGTGTTGAGAAAGAACGTGAGGAAATCCTTGCGGAATTTAGGGAACTGATCGACCACGCACATTCCTATGGAATGGAAGTCATACTGGATGTTGCGCCATTTGTATTTGAGAAACTGCATGTTTCCTATGACGATCTGTCATTCTTCGCCGAGATGCATGCCGACGGCATCCGTCTGGATGAAGGCTTTGACTCCTTAAAGGAAGCCTTAATGACGTATAACCCGCAAAATCTGAAAATTGAAATTAACGCAAGTCTGGGTACGAAATATCTGGACAACATCATGAGCCATTATCCGAAGCTGGATAATATTATTACCTGTCATAACTTTTATCCGCAGCGATACAGCGGAATCAGCTATGAGCATTTTGAAAAATGCAGCCAGGATATCAAGAATCTGAATATTAAAGTGGCAGCCTTCGTATCCTCTCAGGAAGAGGGAACCTATGGCCCTTGGCCGGTAAACGAAGGCTTGTGCACTTTGGAAATACACCGCGACCTGCCGATTGATGTGCAGGCCAGACATCTGTTTGCTACAAGAGTGGTGGATGATGTCATCATCGCAAATGCTTATGCGAGTGAGGAAGAACTCTCTACGCTTTCAAAAATTGATCCTGGTAAGCTTACCTTTAAGATTGATTTTGAAGCGGATCTTCACCCGACAGAAGAAAAAATACTCTACGAACACCCGCATTTTGTCCGTGGAGATATGAGCGAGTATATGGCGAGAAGCACCATGCCGCGCGTTACCTACGCAAAGGAAAGTGTGCCGCCGAAGAATACCCGTGATTTAAAACGTGGAGATGTTGTCATTGTAAATGATGAATATTCACGCTATAAAGGAGAATTGCATATTGTATTGAAGGATATGCCGAATGACGGCAGAAAGAATGTCATCGGTCATATTCCGGAAGATGAGACCATGCTGCTGGATTACATCAAACCATGGAAATCCTTTGGCTTCATGCGCTAG